The window CCTGTGGTCTTGTTTTTAATTGAATTTTTTCGTGTGTTTTTGCCTGCAATTTGGCATACTATTGGCATAATAACGGCTTTTTGATTTTTTCAAAAGTGCCGTGAAGCCTTGTAGTATATGGCTTCGTGGGTTTAGTTATCTGCGGCTGGGGTTCCCCGAAGCGAAGTATGAGCTTTGGGGGTTCACGCCATTGGCTTCATTGTTGGAAATTAACATTGAATTTTAATATAAACTCCCATAAATTCTTAAAACCTTTGTACTGCTTGGCTTTCTAAACTTTAATTTTTGTTGTCTGCGTATTCGCCGTTAAGGAGAGCTAAACACGGTGCTTTGTTTCGGTTTTATAAATTTGTCAAGTGTCCGTCGAAACCGTATTTGAAGATATAGAAATTTTCTCCGTCAAAGTTAAGCTCCGCTATTGAGCCGTTGACCACCCAAGGAGTGTATTTCATTTTTGATAACGGTAGTCCTTGAATATAGCATTGAAGCGAGCGAATTACAGAGGAATGTGAGCCTATTAAAACGGTTTTTCCGTCCTCTTTTTTACCTATTTCCTTTAGTTTTTTTATAACTCGTGCTTGTAGCTGTGTCATAGACTCTCCGTTTGGTGGAATGAACGTTCCCGGGTCGGCTGCCCATTTGCTATAACTGTCATCAAAGTTATTTTTTATTTCCTCGTGAGTTAAGCCCTCCAAATCGCCGAAGTTAAATTCTCTTAGCTCATATTCGGTATTGATTGGTAAATTAAGCGCATCTGCTACGCCCTTTACGGTGTTACAAGCACGCTCTAATGGGCTTGAATAAATTACATCTACCTTGTATGATTTTAAAATATATTCGCTAACAGCGTTTGCTTGCTTTTCTCCCTTAGGGGAAAGAGGTGCTTCGTTTATTCCAACTAAATATCCGTTTGCATTGGCATCACTTTGTCCGTGGCGCACTAAAATAAATTTCGTCATAATAATCCTTAATTTTTGATTTTTTTTACTATTGCTAACTGTACCATAAAAGCAAACACGAAAGTGTTTGAAAACGGTCAAAGACGCAGAGGTGTCTTTTATTATACCACACTATAACATCATTTTCAACAAAAACTATCGCCTAATTTTAAGCATAAAATGAATTGATTATTCCTTATGATTATGATATAATATAGACACAAATTGATTTAAGGAGTTTATATGAAGATCTTAGTAACTATTGTGGACGGTATGCGTCCTGACGCACTTATCAAAACAGAAAACGCCAAGTATCTTTTGGAAAATTCAAAAAACACTTTAAATGCAAGAACGGTAACACCTTCCGTTACGCTCCCTTGCCATATGTCCCTTTTCCACAGCGTTGACCCCTCGCGCCACGGAACAACCACCAACGTTTACACTCCAAACGTAAGACCGATAAACGGCTTGTGCGAGGTTTTACTAAACGCTAAAAAGACATGTGCGTTCTTTTATAACTGGGAGGAAATAAGAGATTTATCAAGGCCAAATTCTCTTGCCTTTTCATATTTTTGCAAGGGTAGACTATATGGCTACGATAAGGCTAACGACATAATAACAGACGCAGCAGTTGATTATCTTACAAAAAATGAAACGGATTTTACATTCCTTTATTTAGGATACACGGATATGGCAGGCCACAACTACGGTTGGATGAGTAATGAATATATGGCTGCTATGGAAAACAGCTTTGCTAATATTACAAAGCTATATAATGAGCTCCCCGATTGCTTTTCAATTACCTTGTTTCGTTCCTTCCTGCTTTTATCACGGTTATTATCTCTGGCTTCATTATACATTTGCTTTAAATCAACGGTTTTACCATCAATTTCAGCAGTATAATCTTTGTTTTTACCTTTCTTTTTGGCTTTGTAGTAATTTGGCAAAATACCAATGTAATGGCTTCCGTCAAAATATACCTTAACGCCTTTAATCAATAAGCATTCCTCTTTTCTTTTAAATTTATATATACATCAAGCAGAGGGTGGCCACCGAGCCCTGCTCAAATATATCAAGTTAATTGTAGCAAACGAAAAATTTGTTTACCACCAACTGACTCACACAGTTTTATTTCTTAGTCATACAGTTTTTAATCAAACTCTTACTTAACCTTGACTAAAAGCTATCTTAATCACATTCTACACTAACAAACCACTTCTTTTTTAGTGCAAAGCTTTTATGATTTATTACTGATAGATTTATTGTACACTAACGAAAAATCAAATAACAGTGACTGACATGGTACACTTTTCCGTCCAACCGATATATTTTTATATCGAAGTAGGACAAGAGTGGTACACAGTATTTACACAGTAGTACATAACCTGTATTTTCATTCTAAAATCTCTTCCGGAAGTCTTATTACCGAAAGAAAAATGTTTTCATTTTTAATAAATGTGAAAACTTACTTCATATTAGAAATTTTATCATTCGAATAACCGGGTTTATCGGTCATTTGAAAATAATTTTAACAATCAACCATGAAGAACTGCTTCACGGTTGAAAATGTTTTATAATTTAAAGGTGAAAGCTTTTTTCACCTTTGAAAAATTCTAACATTCTAATACCAAGATTTACTTAGCATTAAAAAACATTTTTTACTTAAATGTAAAAAGTGGGAATTTCGCAAAGAGCAGCAAAAAGAAAACTCCACTTTCGTGGAGCTTAAAATATACAAAATTTACGAATAAGGCGTTAGCGAGAAAGTGGGTGTTTTCGCAAGCGGCTCAGCGCGAAACCCCACTTCGCTCGCCTTCGTATTTTGTTTAACTCAATTTGGGCTTTTCCCTTGCCTTTGAGTTTTTGTTTTGTTTGTTTTTTCAGTTCAGTTTTGTTAGGCGTGTGCTTGTATTGGCGAGGCGAAGCCGAGCCACTTGTATATATACAAGCACACGCCTAACTGTCAATCATATTTTTTGTAGATTTTTAAAGAGTTATGAAGGTAGCAAAACTTTAGCATTTTGGATGTATATTTTTTCTAAAAGTTCAAGTATTTCTTCCTTTTTGCCACGCACTCCAATATCTTTTAAAGCGATGGGTTCATCCTTCATTTTGTCTATAAAAAGCTTCATATCGTTTTGCACTTGCTCATTTATTTCAATCATATCATCCTTAAATATTAGTTGAGAAAGACGAAAAACATCATTTTTATGCTTCGTGACATTTTTGCTATCTACCTTCTCTCCATTTTCACGGCGCTGTTTCAAATCAAGCCAAGCCTTTGCTTTGAATGGAATAATGTGAGTATAATTTAGTGTTTGAATGCCGTCTATTTCTACAAGTCCATTTCTCAAAAAGCTATAATATTCATCATTTAATAGAATTGCGGAAAGACTTGAAATTTCATCAGAAATATGTATAGGTGTTAGTCTGTCATTTTCATCAT of the Oscillospiraceae bacterium genome contains:
- a CDS encoding histidine phosphatase family protein — encoded protein: MTKFILVRHGQSDANANGYLVGINEAPLSPKGEKQANAVSEYILKSYKVDVIYSSPLERACNTVKGVADALNLPINTEYELREFNFGDLEGLTHEEIKNNFDDSYSKWAADPGTFIPPNGESMTQLQARVIKKLKEIGKKEDGKTVLIGSHSSVIRSLQCYIQGLPLSKMKYTPWVVNGSIAELNFDGENFYIFKYGFDGHLTNL